A stretch of Chloroflexota bacterium DNA encodes these proteins:
- a CDS encoding LysR family transcriptional regulator: MDIADLESFLALSHQGSFTLAARERGLTQPGLSRQIQRLERSIGARLFERAPDGVALTPAGERFQSYAEAAVAAYWGVLEELHRQPAPLEGELRLAASTTPAEFMVPQIIADFTSAYPSVQATVYTANTQRVVDEVAAGRRDLGLVGARIRQAGVRFDPVARDEVVLAVPARHPFASQEEIPLAALADQPFIDRENGSGTILTVRRALADRGLDLPPLRIVMTLSTTQAIVSAVRAGFGVGFVSACALRDPGPGGPVVKRLAEIPMHRSIFLVRSRRRPLLPVGRRFAEFVLAGARFAT; the protein is encoded by the coding sequence GTGGACATTGCCGATCTCGAGTCCTTTCTCGCCCTGAGCCACCAGGGCAGCTTCACCCTCGCCGCGCGCGAGCGTGGCCTCACGCAGCCAGGCCTTAGCCGCCAGATTCAGCGGCTCGAGCGATCGATCGGGGCTCGCCTATTCGAGCGCGCGCCGGACGGCGTCGCCCTCACGCCCGCGGGAGAGCGGTTCCAGAGCTACGCTGAGGCGGCGGTGGCTGCGTACTGGGGTGTGCTCGAGGAGCTACATCGACAACCGGCCCCGCTGGAGGGCGAGCTGCGTCTCGCGGCCAGCACGACGCCGGCCGAATTCATGGTCCCGCAGATCATCGCCGACTTCACCTCGGCCTACCCTTCGGTTCAGGCGACGGTCTACACGGCGAACACCCAGCGCGTCGTGGACGAGGTCGCGGCCGGTCGGCGGGACCTCGGCCTGGTTGGCGCGCGAATTCGCCAGGCCGGCGTGCGTTTCGACCCGGTGGCGCGCGATGAGGTCGTCCTCGCGGTGCCGGCCCGTCACCCGTTCGCCAGCCAGGAGGAGATTCCCCTGGCTGCTCTGGCCGATCAGCCCTTCATCGATCGCGAGAACGGGTCCGGAACGATTCTGACCGTTCGCCGTGCCCTCGCAGACCGTGGCCTCGACCTGCCGCCGCTTCGCATTGTCATGACGCTGAGCACGACCCAGGCGATTGTCTCAGCGGTCCGCGCCGGCTTTGGTGTCGGCTTCGTTTCGGCTTGCGCGCTGCGCGATCCCGGACCGGGCGGGCCCGTGGTGAAGCGCCTCGCCGAAATCCCTATGCACCGGTCGATCTTTCTCGTTCGTTCGCGCCGGCGGCCGCTCTTGCCCGTGGGCAGGCGGTTCGCGGAGTTCGTGCTTGCCGGGGCGCGATTCGCGACGTGA
- the lon gene encoding endopeptidase La: MQDEPRNSPTPHDDLTRSSTLSAANDPGDTLTLPAIPLPDAVVLPGMIVPLHLETWAYVRAVEVALLADKRILLIPRRARDEGPIDPEANHVGLVATVEESRPSRRGGQRVVVRGLDRAEVVEVEEEEPFWRVRCRIFADPETDPDDVREPMHQLFAIIENLIELNPSVPSEVLQYVRGIQQPGLLADHAAFSPECSFDERLRILEALDPLERLHIATEIMRRHLEMAQVRSKIRQDVKAGVDKAQREFFLREQLRAIQRELGESEGEAAIADELREKIEAAGMPDLPKEKALKELNRLKIVGPHSPEQGVIRTYLEWLTELPWSTSTEDHLDIGEAERILNEDHYGLEKVKERILEYIAVRGLAGAKMRTPILCFVGPPGVGKTSLGRSIARALGRNFWRTSLGGVRDEAEIRGHRRTYVGALPGRIIQGIRSAKSNNPVFMLDEVDKVGNDFRGDPSAALLEVLDPEQNFAFSDHYLEVPFDLSKVTFILTANLLDTVPPALRDRMEVITIAGYTEDEKIEIARRFLVPKQIEAHGLTADQLQIPDETLHAIVGGYTREAGVRNLEREIATLCRKVARKVVAKEIESATLRPDDLADFLGPVKYTFNLAEEEDEVGVATGVAWTETGGELLSIEVSLVEGKGEPVLTGHLGQVMQESARAALTYARANARRFGVEPGFFDSHIIHVHVPAGAVPKDGPSAGIALTAALISALTGRPVRKDVAMTGEVTLRGRVLPIGGLKEKMLAAHRAGITTFLLPRKNAKDLVEVPDRVREMDIVEVDRVDEVLERALVGGHPTAAPPTNGHEFAEPTAPAIA, from the coding sequence TTGCAGGATGAACCGCGCAACTCCCCGACGCCTCACGATGACCTCACCCGGTCGTCCACGCTAAGCGCCGCCAACGACCCCGGGGACACCCTCACCCTCCCCGCCATTCCGCTTCCCGACGCGGTCGTCCTTCCGGGAATGATCGTCCCTCTACACCTTGAGACGTGGGCATACGTACGCGCCGTCGAGGTAGCGCTCCTCGCCGACAAACGCATCCTGCTCATCCCACGCCGCGCGCGGGACGAGGGCCCCATCGATCCCGAGGCGAACCACGTCGGTCTCGTCGCCACCGTCGAGGAATCGCGCCCATCACGCCGCGGGGGCCAGCGCGTTGTCGTGCGCGGCCTCGATCGGGCCGAGGTGGTCGAGGTCGAGGAAGAAGAGCCCTTCTGGCGGGTCCGCTGCCGCATCTTCGCCGACCCGGAGACCGATCCGGACGACGTGCGCGAGCCCATGCACCAACTCTTCGCGATCATCGAGAACCTCATCGAGCTGAATCCAAGCGTGCCGTCCGAAGTCCTCCAGTACGTACGGGGGATCCAGCAGCCCGGTCTGCTGGCCGACCACGCGGCGTTTTCGCCCGAATGCTCCTTTGACGAGCGACTGCGGATTCTGGAGGCGCTCGATCCTCTTGAGCGCCTCCACATCGCGACCGAGATCATGCGGCGCCACCTGGAGATGGCGCAGGTGCGCAGCAAGATTCGCCAGGACGTGAAGGCCGGCGTCGACAAGGCGCAGCGCGAATTCTTCTTGCGGGAGCAGCTCCGCGCGATCCAGCGGGAGCTCGGCGAGAGCGAGGGCGAGGCCGCCATCGCAGACGAGCTCCGGGAGAAGATCGAGGCGGCCGGTATGCCGGATCTCCCGAAGGAGAAGGCGCTCAAGGAGCTGAATCGCCTCAAGATCGTCGGCCCGCACTCCCCCGAGCAGGGGGTGATCCGAACCTACCTCGAGTGGCTGACGGAGCTGCCCTGGTCGACCAGTACGGAGGACCATCTCGACATCGGCGAGGCGGAGCGGATCCTGAACGAGGACCATTACGGCCTCGAGAAGGTGAAGGAGCGCATTCTCGAGTACATCGCCGTGCGGGGACTGGCCGGAGCCAAGATGCGCACGCCGATTCTCTGCTTCGTCGGACCGCCGGGCGTCGGCAAGACCTCCCTGGGCCGATCCATCGCCCGCGCCCTGGGTCGGAACTTCTGGCGCACCAGTCTCGGCGGTGTTCGCGATGAAGCAGAGATCCGCGGGCATCGGCGGACCTACGTCGGCGCGCTGCCGGGCCGAATCATCCAGGGAATCCGCAGCGCGAAGAGCAACAACCCCGTCTTCATGCTGGACGAGGTTGACAAGGTCGGGAACGACTTTCGGGGCGATCCGTCGGCGGCGCTGCTGGAGGTGCTCGACCCGGAGCAGAACTTCGCGTTCAGCGACCACTACCTCGAAGTGCCCTTCGATCTCTCCAAGGTCACATTCATTTTGACGGCCAACCTCCTCGACACGGTCCCGCCGGCGCTCCGCGATCGGATGGAGGTCATCACGATCGCGGGGTATACAGAGGACGAGAAGATCGAAATCGCTCGGCGGTTCCTGGTTCCCAAGCAGATCGAGGCGCACGGGCTCACGGCTGATCAGCTCCAGATCCCCGATGAAACGCTGCACGCGATCGTGGGTGGGTATACCCGCGAGGCCGGCGTGCGCAACCTCGAGCGGGAGATCGCGACGCTGTGCCGCAAAGTCGCCCGCAAGGTGGTGGCCAAGGAGATCGAATCAGCGACCCTTCGGCCGGACGACTTGGCGGACTTCCTCGGCCCCGTCAAGTACACCTTTAACCTGGCCGAGGAGGAAGACGAGGTCGGCGTCGCGACCGGCGTGGCGTGGACCGAGACCGGCGGCGAGCTGCTGTCCATCGAGGTTAGCCTCGTGGAGGGGAAGGGCGAGCCGGTCCTCACCGGCCACCTGGGACAGGTGATGCAGGAATCCGCCCGCGCCGCGCTGACCTACGCTCGCGCCAATGCGCGCCGATTCGGCGTGGAGCCCGGCTTCTTCGACAGCCACATCATCCACGTGCACGTGCCCGCCGGCGCCGTGCCGAAGGACGGCCCATCGGCCGGCATCGCCCTCACGGCTGCCCTCATCTCGGCGCTGACCGGTCGGCCGGTGCGAAAGGACGTCGCCATGACCGGGGAGGTGACCCTTCGCGGGCGCGTCCTCCCCATCGGCGGGCTCAAGGAGAAGATGCTGGCGGCGCACCGCGCCGGAATAACGACGTTCCTGCTACCGAGAAAGAACGCAAAGGATTTGGTCGAGGTCCCGGACCGCGTGCGCGAGATGGATATCGTCGAGGTCGATCGGGTCGATGAGGTCCTGGAGCGCGCCCTTGTCGGCGGCCACCCCACGGCGGCGCCTCCGACCAACGGCCACGAGTTCGCGGAGCCCACGGCGCCGGCGATCGCCTGA
- a CDS encoding gamma-glutamyltransferase family protein yields the protein MALTRATAMGLNGVIAAPHYLASAAGLRVLQDGGNAIDASVAACAVLGVVWPFACGIGGDMFVVICAAGADRPVVLNASGRAGANATPEFIRAAGHDNALPNKGPLSVVVPGCVAGWNAALERYGTRDLGYLLQPAIALAEDGYPVAPRLADAIRSQARNLNEPARETFMPRGAPPRVGAVQRMSAYARSLRAVARDGIGAMYGGPIGEAIGQHVASIGGHLTPGDVAAHRCEWVEPAALDAFGHRICVAPPNSQAILHLMGAGLLDAFDLGEPLSSRAAHLQVEALKVTYRDRPRIADPAFVHVPLAELLSETHLTEGRSLVDPRRAAQAPAGAPSGDTVYLCAADRDGNMVSMIQSLREPFGSGVMVPGVGIMLNDRAKDFGIADGDPNQIAPGKRPRHSLTPALALRDGRPAFAYGTSGGDGQPYTVLQLHCNLLAFGMDPQAALDAPRWTIEPAAAGPARGGIRFESRISHATLDGLAAMGHDVAPIEEFSDDCGRAAVVQIDAERGILLGAADPRSDGVALAW from the coding sequence ATGGCCCTCACACGCGCGACGGCGATGGGCCTCAACGGCGTTATCGCGGCGCCCCACTATCTCGCATCGGCGGCCGGCCTGCGCGTGTTGCAGGATGGCGGGAACGCGATCGACGCGAGCGTCGCCGCCTGCGCGGTTCTTGGCGTCGTCTGGCCCTTCGCCTGCGGCATCGGCGGCGACATGTTCGTGGTGATCTGCGCCGCTGGCGCCGACCGACCGGTGGTTCTGAACGCGAGCGGACGGGCCGGGGCGAACGCCACGCCGGAATTCATTCGCGCGGCCGGCCACGACAACGCGCTTCCCAACAAGGGTCCGTTGAGCGTGGTGGTGCCGGGCTGCGTGGCCGGCTGGAACGCGGCGCTCGAGCGATATGGGACCCGCGATCTGGGATACCTGCTGCAACCCGCAATCGCACTCGCCGAGGATGGATACCCGGTTGCTCCCCGGCTCGCAGACGCGATCCGTTCACAGGCGCGAAACCTCAACGAGCCGGCTCGAGAAACGTTCATGCCGCGCGGCGCGCCGCCGCGCGTTGGGGCCGTGCAGCGAATGTCGGCGTACGCACGATCGCTTCGCGCCGTCGCGCGCGACGGCATTGGCGCGATGTATGGCGGCCCAATCGGGGAAGCCATCGGCCAGCACGTCGCCTCGATCGGCGGACACCTGACGCCGGGCGACGTCGCGGCGCATCGGTGCGAATGGGTCGAGCCGGCCGCGCTGGATGCATTTGGCCATCGAATCTGCGTGGCGCCTCCCAATAGCCAGGCGATTTTGCACCTCATGGGCGCGGGGCTGCTCGACGCGTTCGATCTCGGGGAGCCGCTGAGCTCGCGCGCGGCGCACCTCCAGGTTGAGGCGCTGAAGGTGACCTATCGGGACCGACCGAGGATCGCGGATCCCGCCTTCGTCCACGTGCCGCTCGCGGAGCTCCTTTCCGAGACGCATCTGACCGAGGGCCGATCCCTGGTGGACCCGCGCCGCGCCGCGCAGGCCCCGGCGGGCGCTCCCTCTGGGGATACGGTCTATCTCTGCGCGGCCGACCGCGACGGAAACATGGTCTCCATGATCCAGAGCCTCCGCGAGCCCTTCGGGTCCGGGGTGATGGTGCCGGGCGTGGGGATCATGCTGAACGACCGGGCCAAGGACTTCGGGATCGCTGATGGCGACCCGAATCAGATCGCGCCGGGGAAACGGCCGCGCCACAGCCTCACCCCCGCCCTGGCCTTGCGGGACGGACGACCAGCGTTCGCCTATGGGACCAGTGGCGGCGACGGTCAGCCCTATACCGTCCTCCAGCTCCACTGCAATCTCCTGGCGTTTGGAATGGACCCGCAGGCGGCCCTCGACGCGCCCCGCTGGACCATCGAGCCCGCCGCGGCCGGGCCCGCGCGCGGCGGCATCCGGTTCGAATCGCGCATCTCGCACGCGACGCTCGACGGGCTCGCGGCCATGGGCCACGACGTCGCTCCGATCGAGGAGTTCAGCGACGATTGCGGCCGCGCGGCTGTCGTTCAGATCGATGCGGAGCGCGGCATCCTACTGGGCGCGGCCGACCCACGGAGCGACGGCGTCGCCCTGGCGTGGTAG
- a CDS encoding ethanolamine ammonia lyase-activating protein — translation MAEETNGRVGRRGPSPYQLWQKEEGIPVNTGSYVTDLYTLDLAPWPRTGQKGAFVNLADQEEDDGYVLEIAPGGQTEVQHHLYEETIFVLDGRGATTLWQKGKPKQTIEWQRGSMFSPPLNCYYQHFNLDGQKPARFYAVTNAPMVINMYRNTDFVFNDDYVFTDRYNTEENYFTDPGTHVGIRMWRTNYVPDLRNFKLDDYHERGAGGVNMRFRLASNQMECHVSQFPPGTYKKAHKHGVGAHVLILSGIGYSLLWFKGEKPRKIDWKDGSVLSPKAMEYHQHFNTGPTPAAYLALRLGSLDRSGNEGRDGLPISTISEREGGWQIDYEDEDPEVYALFERECAKNGATVVLPRPQYATA, via the coding sequence ATGGCTGAAGAAACAAACGGACGAGTCGGGCGACGCGGCCCCTCTCCCTACCAGCTCTGGCAGAAGGAGGAGGGGATCCCGGTCAACACCGGCTCCTACGTCACCGATCTATACACGCTCGACCTCGCGCCCTGGCCCCGAACGGGGCAGAAGGGCGCATTCGTCAACCTGGCCGACCAAGAGGAGGACGACGGCTACGTCCTCGAGATCGCGCCGGGCGGCCAGACCGAGGTCCAGCACCACCTCTACGAAGAGACCATCTTCGTCCTGGATGGGCGGGGCGCCACCACGCTTTGGCAGAAGGGAAAACCCAAGCAGACCATCGAATGGCAGCGGGGCAGTATGTTCTCTCCGCCGCTCAACTGCTATTACCAGCATTTCAATCTCGACGGCCAAAAGCCGGCGCGCTTCTACGCAGTGACCAATGCGCCGATGGTCATCAACATGTACCGAAACACGGATTTCGTCTTCAACGACGACTACGTGTTCACCGACCGGTACAACACGGAGGAGAACTACTTCACCGACCCCGGAACCCACGTCGGCATCCGCATGTGGCGCACCAACTACGTGCCGGACCTCCGAAACTTCAAGCTGGACGACTACCACGAGCGCGGCGCGGGCGGCGTGAACATGCGCTTTCGGCTGGCCAGCAACCAGATGGAGTGCCACGTCAGCCAGTTTCCCCCGGGCACGTACAAGAAGGCCCACAAGCACGGCGTCGGCGCGCACGTCCTCATCCTGAGCGGAATCGGCTACTCCCTGCTGTGGTTCAAAGGCGAGAAGCCGCGAAAAATCGACTGGAAGGACGGCTCCGTTCTCTCGCCGAAGGCGATGGAGTACCACCAGCACTTCAACACGGGGCCGACCCCCGCGGCATACCTCGCGCTGCGCCTCGGGTCACTCGACCGCAGCGGCAACGAGGGACGGGACGGCCTCCCCATCAGCACGATCAGCGAGCGCGAGGGCGGCTGGCAGATCGACTACGAGGACGAGGATCCTGAGGTGTACGCCCTGTTCGAGCGCGAATGCGCGAAGAACGGCGCAACGGTGGTGCTTCCGCGCCCGCAATACGCGACCGCCTGA
- a CDS encoding Rieske 2Fe-2S domain-containing protein, with protein sequence MLTKEENDFLTRIGPGTPAGELFRRYWLPFCVARELTPESPTKFIRLLGEDLVLFLDKSGNAGLLADHCAHRGASLLYGRVEERGIACAYHGWLYDSKGNCLETPAEPADSRFYLTVKQRAYPVKKWLGLYWTYMGPEPVPPITKYDVWARKDGTHRITVQPQLDCNWFQAMENSVDPAHLPILHQETSTQGRTPPSVTRGFTDDIDHFDFYETPYGIMKRRTYKNGLVDQHPILFPNILRHQKNTQIRVPIDDTHTFIVFVGFDPTPDGSEVDQPDEDIRVRYVPSYKKPEGLLHPNTRFDITADVQAGDHMAWETQGPIADRTAERLATSDRGITMLRQMLRREIEKVQNGLDPMNVYHDPDHAIVDTNLEESIRDLGRWRGATPPPPEFARAAARTGDY encoded by the coding sequence GCTGACGAAGGAAGAGAATGATTTTCTGACCAGGATCGGACCGGGTACCCCGGCCGGGGAGCTATTCCGGCGATATTGGCTCCCGTTCTGCGTCGCGCGCGAGCTGACGCCGGAGAGCCCCACTAAGTTCATTCGCCTTCTCGGCGAGGACCTCGTGCTCTTCCTCGACAAGAGCGGAAACGCGGGTCTCCTCGCGGACCATTGCGCTCACCGCGGCGCCTCGCTCCTGTATGGTCGGGTGGAGGAGCGCGGCATCGCCTGCGCCTACCACGGGTGGCTCTACGATTCGAAAGGGAATTGTCTCGAAACGCCCGCCGAGCCGGCGGACAGCAGGTTCTACCTCACCGTCAAGCAGCGGGCATATCCGGTCAAGAAGTGGCTCGGCCTCTACTGGACCTACATGGGCCCCGAGCCCGTCCCGCCCATCACCAAGTACGACGTTTGGGCGCGCAAGGACGGCACGCACCGCATCACCGTGCAGCCGCAGCTCGACTGCAACTGGTTCCAGGCGATGGAGAATTCCGTCGATCCGGCCCACCTCCCGATCCTGCATCAGGAGACGTCGACCCAGGGCCGGACGCCGCCGAGCGTCACCCGCGGCTTTACCGACGACATCGACCACTTTGACTTTTACGAGACGCCATACGGCATCATGAAGCGGCGCACGTATAAGAACGGTCTCGTCGACCAGCACCCAATCCTCTTCCCCAACATCTTGCGACACCAGAAAAACACGCAGATCCGCGTCCCCATCGACGATACCCACACCTTCATCGTCTTCGTGGGGTTCGACCCAACTCCCGATGGGAGCGAGGTGGACCAGCCCGACGAGGACATTCGGGTGCGCTACGTGCCCTCCTATAAGAAGCCGGAGGGCCTCCTGCACCCCAACACGAGGTTCGACATCACCGCGGACGTCCAGGCCGGCGACCACATGGCGTGGGAGACGCAGGGCCCCATCGCCGATCGCACCGCCGAGCGCCTGGCGACTTCCGACCGTGGCATTACGATGCTGCGACAGATGCTCCGCCGCGAGATCGAGAAGGTGCAGAACGGCCTGGATCCCATGAACGTCTACCACGATCCCGACCATGCCATCGTCGACACGAACCTCGAGGAGTCCATTCGCGATCTGGGGCGATGGCGGGGCGCGACGCCACCACCACCTGAATTTGCGCGCGCCGCCGCGCGGACCGGAGACTATTGA